In uncultured Umboniibacter sp., one genomic interval encodes:
- a CDS encoding GFA family protein, translated as MSCRKRTGSVLSTQARFLCSDVTFEGSTHSYRRCSEDGAEIIFDFCPACGSTIKYRHSALVDQVIIPLGVIDQTELWQPSAAIYNDRRPAWLPHNEHIEWID; from the coding sequence ATGAGCTGCAGAAAGCGAACTGGCTCAGTTTTGTCTACCCAAGCACGGTTTTTGTGTTCAGACGTTACCTTTGAAGGTAGTACTCATTCCTATCGTCGTTGCTCGGAAGACGGAGCAGAAATAATTTTTGATTTTTGCCCTGCGTGCGGAAGTACCATTAAGTACAGGCACTCAGCGCTGGTAGACCAAGTGATTATCCCACTGGGTGTTATTGACCAAACTGAGCTCTGGCAGCCTTCTGCTGCAATCTATAATGATCGACGACCTGCCTGGCTGCCGCACAATGAACATATTGAATGGATTGACTAG
- a CDS encoding carbonic anhydrase: protein MITAKQGLDRLKAGNTSFVTERRSVGKVSIERRLELIAGQFPFAIILGCSDSRVPAEIIFNQGLGDLFVIRVAGNIVAPSQIGSIEYAAEMFGTPLVVVMGHSNCGAVEATLQALDDPSSGRSDNLKSIVERIRPAVIGCDHSLAPEDRLEEAVRANILASVQNLKNGSDIIKQLLADGRLTIVGAEYSLETGCVSFIDV, encoded by the coding sequence ATGATAACAGCCAAACAGGGCCTTGATCGTCTAAAAGCCGGCAACACTTCATTCGTTACGGAACGTCGTTCCGTAGGTAAAGTAAGTATCGAACGAAGATTGGAGCTGATAGCTGGACAATTTCCCTTCGCCATTATTTTAGGCTGTTCGGACTCACGAGTTCCGGCGGAAATTATCTTTAACCAGGGTTTGGGCGATCTATTCGTTATCCGTGTTGCGGGTAATATTGTAGCCCCGTCTCAGATTGGTAGCATCGAGTATGCGGCCGAAATGTTTGGCACACCGCTAGTAGTTGTGATGGGGCATTCTAACTGTGGTGCTGTTGAGGCAACCTTACAAGCCTTGGATGACCCCTCGTCAGGGCGGAGCGATAATCTGAAGTCTATTGTTGAACGTATCCGTCCTGCAGTGATTGGTTGCGATCATAGCCTAGCTCCCGAGGATCGCTTAGAGGAAGCAGTTAGAGCGAACATTTTAGCATCAGTACAAAACCTTAAGAATGGCTCAGATATCATCAAGCAGCTACTAGCAGATGGTCGGCTAACTATTGTGGGAGCTGAGTATTCGCTGGAGACTGGGTGCGTTAGTTTTATCGATGTCTAG
- a CDS encoding YaiI/YqxD family protein, with amino-acid sequence MKIWLDADASPRPVKETLYRAVQRVELHLTVVSNHAFEIPRSPFIERLLVASGFDEADNEIVARCTQGDIVITNDIPLSADAIEAGAMVLNFRGEKLTKANISARLSMRNFMDELRSSGVDTGGPKAFSAADTREFANSLDRELSAALRRKKN; translated from the coding sequence ATGAAAATTTGGTTAGATGCTGATGCTTCACCGAGACCGGTGAAGGAAACACTATATCGTGCCGTACAGCGAGTTGAATTGCACTTAACTGTTGTGTCCAATCACGCCTTTGAGATCCCTCGTTCCCCCTTTATTGAACGACTGCTGGTAGCGAGTGGTTTTGATGAGGCGGATAACGAAATTGTAGCCCGTTGCACTCAGGGAGACATCGTTATTACCAACGATATCCCACTTTCCGCCGACGCTATCGAAGCGGGCGCTATGGTGTTGAATTTCCGCGGAGAAAAGCTGACTAAGGCGAATATCAGTGCAAGGCTCTCAATGAGAAACTTTATGGATGAGCTTCGTTCTAGTGGCGTAGATACTGGTGGTCCAAAGGCATTCAGCGCGGCTGATACTCGTGAGTTTGCTAATTCTTTGGATCGGGAACTGAGTGCCGCGTTGAGAAGAAAAAAGAACTGA
- a CDS encoding GNAT family N-acetyltransferase, with the protein MRVYSAGKEDVAKIAPLFNSYRQFYECDSDIAAAESYLQNRLEADECRVFLAEHQGKAVGFTLLYASYCSLALKPIYILYDLYVTERARRLGVGSALMTAAEQFAKNQGACRIQLETNHANKTAIELYERRGYELDTVYRAYTRELG; encoded by the coding sequence GTGCGAGTATATTCTGCCGGTAAAGAGGATGTGGCCAAGATAGCGCCATTGTTTAATAGCTATCGCCAATTCTATGAGTGCGATAGTGATATAGCGGCTGCAGAGAGCTACCTACAAAACCGATTAGAGGCCGATGAGTGCCGCGTTTTTCTAGCTGAACACCAGGGTAAGGCAGTGGGCTTTACTCTGCTCTATGCTAGCTATTGTTCTCTGGCTCTCAAGCCAATCTATATTCTCTACGATCTTTATGTGACCGAGCGTGCTCGTCGACTTGGAGTCGGTTCGGCGTTAATGACTGCTGCCGAGCAGTTCGCTAAAAATCAAGGAGCATGTAGGATCCAATTAGAGACCAATCATGCGAATAAAACGGCGATAGAGCTATACGAGCGACGTGGTTATGAACTCGATACTGTCTATCGGGCTTACACACGAGAGTTGGGATAA
- a CDS encoding phosphoribosyltransferase family protein, translating into MEKVYISAQELLEDSAKLALQIFESGFRPDYIVGVWRGGAPVGIMVQEVLDVLGVESDHIAIRTSSYTGIGERSRTVKVHGLTYLIKRLESEDSLLIVDDVYDSGLSIQQTIIDLQRACKKNTPEIRIATPYFKPANNQTERTPDYYIHESNEWLVFPHEIDGLSADEIRANKPEFAVIADKLMELGKLS; encoded by the coding sequence ATGGAAAAAGTATACATTTCAGCGCAAGAACTCCTCGAAGATTCAGCTAAGCTAGCCTTACAAATTTTTGAGAGCGGTTTCCGCCCCGATTACATTGTTGGTGTATGGCGCGGTGGTGCGCCGGTGGGAATTATGGTCCAAGAGGTGTTGGATGTTTTGGGGGTAGAATCAGATCATATCGCAATTCGTACCTCATCCTATACCGGCATAGGTGAGCGTAGCCGTACTGTAAAGGTGCACGGTCTAACTTACCTTATCAAGCGCTTAGAGTCCGAAGACTCACTGCTAATTGTTGACGATGTTTACGATTCGGGTTTAAGTATCCAGCAAACAATCATTGACCTCCAAAGGGCCTGTAAAAAGAATACGCCGGAGATTCGAATTGCGACCCCTTACTTTAAACCCGCTAATAATCAAACTGAACGAACCCCTGACTATTATATTCATGAGTCAAATGAGTGGTTAGTGTTCCCGCATGAGATTGATGGCCTCTCAGCGGACGAGATTCGAGCAAATAAGCCCGAATTTGCGGTGATTGCCGATAAGTTAATGGAACTCGGCAAGCTCTCCTAA
- a CDS encoding DUF3833 family protein, with the protein MKALLLRLSLVVVVGLTLGSCSKASYEHLEPRFDLQGFFNGELHAYGIVRSRGGELMRRFKVNLVGSWKDGVGTLDEQFLYDDGERAQRVWTFVDDGEGNYTGTANDTLSTAVLSISGPELTLSYDISLEVGGSNYEVRFDDWIYAIDRDRVINVSEISKFGLTLGEVILVMERGHQPLSFE; encoded by the coding sequence ATGAAAGCTTTATTATTACGTCTTTCGCTAGTTGTTGTGGTAGGACTCACCTTGGGGTCATGCAGTAAAGCGAGCTATGAGCACCTAGAACCTCGTTTTGATTTACAGGGATTCTTCAATGGTGAACTTCACGCCTACGGTATCGTTCGAAGCCGCGGTGGAGAACTAATGCGTCGTTTCAAGGTGAATCTTGTTGGCTCTTGGAAGGACGGCGTCGGTACGCTAGACGAGCAATTTCTCTATGACGACGGAGAACGAGCACAGCGCGTGTGGACGTTCGTTGACGATGGTGAAGGCAATTATACAGGTACCGCTAATGATACCTTAAGTACTGCAGTACTTAGTATTTCAGGGCCTGAGTTGACGTTGAGTTACGACATCTCACTTGAGGTGGGAGGTTCTAATTACGAGGTTCGTTTTGATGATTGGATCTACGCCATCGATCGTGATCGCGTCATTAACGTAAGTGAAATTTCTAAGTTTGGCCTTACACTGGGTGAAGTTATACTGGTAATGGAAAGAGGGCATCAGCCGTTGAGCTTTGAATAA
- a CDS encoding DUF2878 domain-containing protein, with protein sequence MTSPTFVANTRIVWLAELVWFNAAWASLVFGHQVMPWLGPVLVMMGVMFSKIRSQLRSVFVIALIGCSIDQILTAIGFFNFQSAQPSAVPTIPYWLVALWLCFSATLHSSLAWLVQKPPVVTMAAFGISGPFSYWVAFKAGAYALPHSLAISMTVLVIVWALFGWLFPRLLKHDSKQVRS encoded by the coding sequence ATGACATCACCAACGTTCGTTGCAAATACGCGTATAGTTTGGCTAGCCGAGTTAGTTTGGTTTAACGCTGCGTGGGCGAGTTTAGTATTCGGCCACCAAGTAATGCCGTGGCTGGGCCCGGTGCTTGTTATGATGGGGGTGATGTTCAGTAAGATAAGAAGCCAACTCCGATCGGTGTTCGTCATTGCGTTAATAGGGTGTTCGATTGACCAAATTTTGACGGCTATTGGCTTCTTCAACTTTCAGAGCGCCCAACCTAGCGCAGTTCCCACGATTCCCTATTGGTTAGTAGCCCTTTGGCTATGCTTCTCAGCAACGCTTCACAGCAGCCTAGCATGGTTAGTTCAGAAGCCGCCGGTGGTTACCATGGCGGCATTTGGTATTTCAGGCCCTTTCTCCTACTGGGTGGCGTTTAAAGCAGGAGCGTATGCGTTGCCGCATAGCCTCGCAATTAGTATGACGGTACTAGTTATCGTTTGGGCACTTTTTGGTTGGCTCTTTCCCCGATTATTAAAGCATGACAGCAAGCAGGTTAGATCATGA
- a CDS encoding DUF429 domain-containing protein, with translation MTLLVGADLAWRLERNNSALSLVEAQQGVLYLRSVVPAIVGASEVLARIIDWQPSGIAIDAPLVVNNDQGMRACEQALNQVYRAKYAGCHPTNLTLYPQREISLLSEQLQRQGYHHLVTDYWQIECYPHPALIEWFQLDLRIAYKRGSVDQRKEGQRRLVKFLRQWIAKGKLIVDESVEYLFEPSRIASLRGNSLKVNEDALDAVICGLIAGCYHYQTPHHCFGSLKDGYIWVPKEPL, from the coding sequence ATGACTTTGCTCGTGGGCGCGGACTTGGCGTGGCGATTAGAGCGGAATAACAGTGCTCTGTCATTAGTTGAAGCGCAGCAGGGTGTCCTCTATCTGCGCTCGGTGGTGCCCGCTATCGTTGGCGCGTCGGAGGTGCTAGCTAGAATTATCGACTGGCAGCCAAGTGGAATCGCTATTGATGCTCCCTTAGTGGTGAATAATGATCAAGGTATGCGAGCTTGCGAGCAGGCGTTAAATCAAGTTTATCGAGCCAAATATGCGGGTTGTCATCCCACAAATCTTACTCTCTACCCCCAGCGGGAAATCAGCCTACTCAGTGAGCAACTTCAACGCCAGGGATATCATCATTTAGTAACCGACTACTGGCAAATTGAGTGCTATCCGCATCCAGCGCTAATCGAGTGGTTTCAACTTGACTTGCGGATCGCCTATAAGCGTGGCTCGGTAGATCAACGCAAAGAAGGGCAACGGCGACTTGTGAAATTTCTACGGCAATGGATCGCCAAGGGTAAACTCATTGTAGATGAGTCAGTGGAGTACCTTTTTGAACCCTCGCGTATTGCATCGCTAAGGGGAAATTCGTTAAAGGTCAATGAAGACGCCTTAGATGCCGTGATCTGTGGCTTAATAGCGGGCTGCTATCACTACCAGACGCCACACCACTGTTTTGGTTCGCTTAAGGATGGCTATATATGGGTCCCTAAGGAACCGCTGTAA
- a CDS encoding tRNA-binding protein, whose protein sequence is MTISWEDFSKIEFRVGTIIDAKVFEQARNPAYLLWVDFGEELGVKKSSAQITAHYEVDALIGKQVLAVVNFPPKQIGPIRSECLVTGLYDQDGEVVLAVPDKPVQNGAKLG, encoded by the coding sequence GTGACGATTAGCTGGGAAGACTTCAGTAAAATTGAATTTCGCGTGGGCACGATTATTGACGCGAAGGTCTTCGAACAGGCGCGAAATCCTGCCTACCTATTGTGGGTCGATTTTGGTGAGGAGCTGGGGGTTAAAAAGTCTAGCGCTCAGATTACGGCTCACTATGAGGTGGACGCTCTCATCGGTAAACAAGTATTAGCGGTAGTGAACTTTCCGCCTAAACAAATAGGACCTATCCGCAGCGAGTGTTTAGTTACTGGTCTTTATGATCAAGATGGCGAGGTGGTGTTAGCAGTGCCCGATAAGCCCGTTCAAAATGGAGCCAAATTAGGCTAA
- a CDS encoding DUF2007 domain-containing protein, which yields MKQVYTHPNLAMVQQMANILELRQVPSEVRNQFAAGATGELSFIDSWPQLFVDEIDFQRATRFVDQELKQTGEDWNCDHCGEQNGFAFGACWQCGNIHPEDKL from the coding sequence ATGAAACAGGTATATACTCATCCCAACCTCGCAATGGTCCAGCAAATGGCCAACATTCTTGAGTTGCGGCAAGTCCCGTCGGAAGTTCGCAATCAATTTGCCGCCGGTGCCACTGGCGAGTTGTCGTTTATTGATTCATGGCCTCAGTTGTTCGTTGATGAAATTGATTTTCAGCGCGCGACGCGTTTCGTGGATCAAGAGTTGAAGCAGACTGGAGAGGATTGGAACTGCGACCATTGCGGCGAGCAAAACGGTTTCGCATTTGGTGCCTGTTGGCAATGTGGCAACATCCACCCGGAGGATAAATTGTGA
- a CDS encoding divalent cation transporter encodes MTENLLLVILSTLLAGIAMPLGALVSSFSAISSKNELRHTVMAFGGGALLSAIALVLVPEGIVGFQPLTAAALLVLGGLLFMALDIWLARSNTPASQLAAMLADFIPESLALGAAFATGSESAFLLAILIGLQNLPEGFNAYLELKGDGVFRGSRIILIFMAMSLLGPIAGTVGYIYLTDYPQWVSGVMLVASGGILYSVFQDIAPKVRLETHWLPPMGAVLGFMLGLVGSMWAA; translated from the coding sequence ATGACCGAAAACCTGCTACTTGTCATACTTTCAACGTTACTTGCGGGGATCGCAATGCCGCTGGGCGCATTGGTTAGTTCGTTCTCAGCTATTAGCTCAAAAAATGAGTTGCGACATACGGTCATGGCATTTGGTGGCGGAGCACTGCTCTCGGCTATTGCGCTTGTTCTAGTGCCTGAAGGGATCGTTGGCTTTCAGCCGTTGACTGCCGCTGCTTTGCTGGTGTTGGGTGGGCTACTTTTTATGGCTTTGGATATCTGGCTGGCGCGTTCTAATACCCCTGCAAGCCAGTTGGCAGCGATGCTGGCTGACTTCATTCCAGAATCGCTAGCCTTGGGTGCGGCGTTTGCTACAGGGTCAGAGAGCGCGTTCTTACTGGCTATTCTCATTGGTTTGCAAAATCTACCGGAGGGTTTCAATGCCTACCTAGAACTCAAGGGCGATGGTGTGTTTCGTGGTAGCAGGATTATTCTGATCTTTATGGCCATGTCGCTTTTAGGTCCTATCGCGGGTACGGTAGGCTATATATATCTCACGGACTATCCACAGTGGGTATCGGGAGTTATGTTAGTGGCCTCTGGCGGTATTCTCTATTCGGTATTCCAAGATATTGCTCCGAAGGTACGTTTGGAGACTCATTGGTTACCACCGATGGGTGCCGTACTTGGCTTTATGCTAGGTCTAGTAGGGTCGATGTGGGCCGCATAG
- a CDS encoding class I SAM-dependent methyltransferase produces the protein MNRDRVAYTSLERIYPQRMDPSKNADKDAIELHQSRYRFASQQLIGDRILDLACGCGYGTALMAEAHPDKTFVGVDIDETAILYARQHYQRPNLSYLSGDATKFASNQYFDTLVSLETIEHLPSVHALLENFSKLLRVNGKLIASVPTTPTCDGNPHHLHDFSERSFKHLLRQFDFQFHTGFEQVQEWVYDDLMANELTESTSRAKGVGRNLLKFYLRRPWALITRFHALLVHGRCNKYLTGVFIRHASQIH, from the coding sequence ATGAACCGTGATCGAGTAGCCTACACATCGCTAGAGCGAATCTATCCGCAAAGGATGGATCCTAGTAAGAACGCCGATAAAGACGCTATCGAGTTACACCAAAGCCGCTATCGCTTTGCATCCCAGCAGTTAATAGGCGACCGAATTCTAGATTTAGCCTGCGGCTGCGGCTACGGTACCGCGTTAATGGCGGAAGCGCATCCTGATAAAACCTTTGTCGGCGTGGATATCGATGAGACGGCCATTCTCTATGCCAGGCAGCATTATCAACGTCCTAATCTCAGTTATCTCAGCGGTGACGCCACTAAGTTTGCATCAAATCAGTACTTCGACACCCTTGTCAGTCTAGAGACTATCGAGCATCTGCCCTCGGTTCATGCGCTGCTGGAAAACTTTTCCAAATTACTTCGCGTCAATGGCAAACTGATTGCTTCGGTCCCCACTACTCCCACCTGTGACGGAAACCCTCATCATCTTCACGACTTTAGTGAGCGAAGCTTTAAACACCTGTTGCGACAGTTTGATTTTCAATTCCACACTGGCTTTGAACAGGTTCAAGAATGGGTGTATGACGATTTAATGGCCAATGAGCTAACGGAATCAACAAGTCGAGCTAAGGGTGTGGGTCGTAACTTGTTAAAATTCTATTTACGAAGACCTTGGGCTCTCATTACCCGATTCCATGCGCTGCTAGTGCATGGTCGCTGTAATAAATATCTAACTGGTGTGTTTATTCGACATGCCTCACAGATACATTAA